The following proteins are encoded in a genomic region of Sorangiineae bacterium MSr12523:
- a CDS encoding DUF2855 family protein, with protein MLSKHFIVRRDGWTEHRIVTEERVPLASGTVELEIDRFGLTTNNATYAALGDSFSYWNFFPRREAGWGCVPVWGFASVSRSEHPDIAIGQRFYGYFPMSTHLVVQPRRVDGSGFLDGAEHRRPLSNVYNQYLLTTADPTYRADTEPQQVILRPLFATSFFLTDFLQAESFFGAEQLVFSSASSKTAYGTAFLLSRQRACELVALTARRNIDFVTRLGIYDRVMAYEELAALPASRKAVYIDFAGSRATRAAVHRHFGDALRHSSAIGATHATELQTKGEPIPGPPPTLFFAPARVKQRAEEWTPAVMHQRVAEAWNAFLVPILDPASGWLRIESGRGEEAVKQHYDAIVRGESAPEEGRVVSLMP; from the coding sequence ATGCTGAGCAAACACTTCATCGTGCGCCGCGATGGTTGGACCGAACACAGGATCGTCACGGAGGAGCGTGTTCCGCTGGCATCGGGGACGGTCGAGCTCGAGATTGATCGGTTCGGGCTCACCACGAACAACGCGACCTATGCCGCATTGGGCGATTCGTTCTCGTATTGGAACTTCTTCCCGCGGCGTGAGGCGGGGTGGGGGTGCGTTCCGGTTTGGGGCTTCGCCTCGGTGTCCCGATCCGAGCATCCAGACATTGCGATCGGGCAGCGCTTCTACGGATACTTCCCGATGTCCACGCACCTGGTCGTGCAGCCGCGTCGGGTCGACGGCTCGGGTTTTCTCGATGGTGCCGAGCACCGGCGCCCGTTGAGCAATGTGTACAACCAGTATTTGCTGACGACGGCCGACCCAACGTACCGCGCCGACACGGAGCCGCAGCAGGTCATCTTGCGACCGCTCTTTGCGACTTCGTTCTTTCTCACCGACTTCCTCCAGGCCGAGAGCTTCTTCGGCGCCGAACAACTCGTCTTCTCCAGCGCATCGTCCAAGACCGCGTACGGTACGGCGTTTCTGCTGTCGCGCCAGCGCGCGTGCGAGCTCGTTGCCTTGACGGCGCGGCGGAACATCGACTTCGTCACACGACTCGGCATTTACGATCGCGTGATGGCCTACGAAGAGTTGGCCGCGCTTCCAGCGTCGCGCAAAGCCGTGTACATCGACTTTGCCGGGAGCCGAGCCACGCGCGCCGCCGTGCATCGGCACTTTGGCGATGCGCTCCGGCACAGCAGCGCCATTGGAGCCACGCATGCCACCGAGCTCCAAACGAAGGGCGAGCCCATTCCAGGCCCGCCGCCCACGTTGTTCTTCGCGCCGGCACGGGTCAAGCAGCGCGCGGAGGAATGGACGCCCGCCGTCATGCATCAACGGGTTGCCGAGGCGTGGAATGCCTTTTTGGTTCCCATTCTCGATCCGGCGAGCGGCTGGCTGCGCATCGAATCGGGGCGCGGCGAAGAAGCGGTGAAGCAGCACTACGACGCGATCGTGCGCGGCGAAAGTGCACCCGAGGAAGGCCGCGTCGTCTCGCTCATGCCGTAG
- a CDS encoding metallophosphoesterase yields the protein MLDWFFCSSALAALAVVILAAWLRGRFYAIFVGVLLTIHTLVSSALAPSFGELLPLYAYFQLTVYAHFAFLTRPNMRPVWYRALVSLPASFFAAGTMLALPWAVFAAFGVRPYGFFIPYAVAAIGLVQSLVHRFEEVDVALDDASAPALARWSRGAAREQGSRPLRIVQITDPHLGPFMSEARLHDIAKRAVAADPDLVLLTGDFLTMESHEARTVLARALAPLTSLPPGRVFACRGNHDLEAPDTVEGALQDIGARLLIDESAVVDTPAGPVQILGIDFHFRDRAARTRAACESHPRIPGHLRLVLLHDPGAFKHLPDGEADLVLSGHTHGGQLGLLTFGLPHTFVSAFTDIPDHGLWALGRNRLYVHRGTGHYGFPLRVGVPGEESLLRIHRPAATG from the coding sequence ATGCTGGACTGGTTTTTCTGCTCGTCTGCCCTTGCCGCGCTCGCGGTCGTCATCCTGGCTGCGTGGTTGCGCGGGCGCTTCTACGCCATCTTCGTCGGGGTGCTTCTGACGATTCACACCTTGGTGTCGTCGGCACTCGCGCCATCGTTCGGTGAGCTGCTACCGCTGTATGCGTATTTCCAGCTTACCGTGTACGCGCACTTCGCGTTTCTCACGCGGCCGAACATGCGGCCGGTCTGGTACCGCGCCTTGGTGAGCCTGCCGGCGTCGTTCTTTGCCGCAGGGACGATGCTCGCGCTTCCATGGGCCGTTTTTGCCGCCTTCGGCGTGCGCCCCTATGGCTTTTTCATCCCGTATGCGGTTGCCGCGATTGGCCTCGTGCAGAGCCTCGTGCATCGCTTCGAGGAAGTCGACGTGGCGCTGGACGATGCCTCCGCGCCGGCGCTCGCGCGTTGGTCGCGTGGCGCGGCGCGTGAGCAGGGCTCTCGCCCGCTGCGCATCGTCCAGATCACCGATCCGCACCTGGGCCCCTTCATGTCCGAGGCGCGCCTTCACGATATTGCGAAGCGCGCCGTTGCCGCCGATCCGGATCTCGTGCTCCTCACGGGCGACTTTCTCACCATGGAATCGCACGAGGCGCGCACCGTTCTTGCGCGCGCGCTCGCTCCCCTCACGTCCCTTCCACCCGGCCGCGTGTTCGCGTGCCGGGGCAATCACGATCTCGAGGCGCCCGACACGGTGGAGGGCGCTTTGCAGGACATCGGTGCAAGGCTGCTCATCGATGAATCGGCGGTCGTCGATACGCCGGCGGGGCCGGTTCAAATCCTGGGCATCGATTTTCACTTCCGCGATCGCGCAGCACGCACGCGGGCCGCGTGCGAGAGTCACCCGCGCATCCCAGGGCATCTCCGTCTCGTGCTTTTGCACGATCCGGGGGCGTTCAAGCATCTACCCGACGGTGAGGCTGACCTCGTGCTCTCGGGTCATACCCACGGCGGCCAGCTCGGGCTGCTCACCTTCGGCCTGCCCCACACGTTCGTGAGCGCCTTCACCGATATCCCGGACCATGGGCTCTGGGCTCTCGGACGAAATCGCCTCTACGTGCACCGTGGCACCGGCCACTACGGCTTCCCGCTCCGGGTTGGTGTTCCCGGTGAAGAAAGCCTTCTGCGCATCCACCGCCCCGCGGCCACCGGCTAG
- a CDS encoding MFS transporter, with amino-acid sequence MAAVIFVVLLCAAGVRATPSVLIVPLEREFGWSRALVSSAVSVNLVLYGLVGPFAAAIMQSFGIRRTTLVSLVFIAAGVLLTTQMHAPWQLVAFWGVLVGLGTGTTAMVLGATVVHRWFVARRGLVMGMLTASTATGQLLFLPLLAVLVARHGWRTVSLSVATAIALVIPLAALLVRDRPSDVGARPYGAAPDAEEHEAAHVNPLANAIGALRRASKHRDFWLLAGSFFICGATTNGLVGTHLVPACMDHGIPEVRAAGLLGVMAVFDLVGTTMSGWLTDRFDSRWLLFWYYGLRGLALLYLPAAFEMSLFGLPLFAVFYGLDWIATVPPTVRLTTQTVGAADGPIVFGWVVAAHQIGAGAGALGAGVVRTSLSTYTPAWVVAGVICLAASGLVLRIGRAQRLATA; translated from the coding sequence GTGGCCGCCGTCATTTTCGTGGTGCTTTTGTGCGCGGCGGGGGTACGCGCCACACCGAGTGTTCTCATCGTTCCGCTGGAGCGCGAGTTCGGCTGGAGCCGGGCACTCGTATCGTCGGCCGTATCGGTGAACCTCGTTCTTTACGGGCTGGTGGGGCCGTTCGCCGCCGCGATCATGCAGTCGTTCGGCATCCGGCGGACCACGCTGGTTTCGCTGGTCTTCATTGCAGCCGGGGTGCTGCTCACCACGCAAATGCATGCGCCGTGGCAGCTCGTGGCATTTTGGGGCGTGCTCGTGGGACTCGGAACGGGCACCACCGCGATGGTGCTCGGTGCCACCGTGGTGCATCGCTGGTTCGTCGCACGGCGCGGACTCGTGATGGGCATGCTCACCGCGAGCACGGCCACGGGACAGCTTCTCTTTTTACCGCTGCTCGCCGTTCTCGTTGCGCGCCATGGCTGGCGAACCGTTTCGCTGTCGGTGGCGACGGCCATCGCATTGGTCATTCCGCTGGCTGCTCTTTTGGTGCGCGATCGCCCTTCCGACGTGGGCGCACGTCCCTACGGCGCTGCGCCCGATGCCGAGGAGCACGAGGCCGCGCACGTGAATCCGCTGGCCAACGCCATCGGCGCGCTGCGCCGCGCTTCGAAGCATCGCGATTTCTGGCTCCTCGCGGGCAGTTTCTTCATCTGCGGCGCGACCACCAATGGCCTCGTGGGTACGCACCTCGTGCCTGCATGCATGGACCACGGCATCCCCGAGGTGCGCGCCGCCGGCCTGCTCGGGGTCATGGCGGTGTTCGATTTGGTGGGCACCACCATGAGCGGCTGGCTCACGGATCGCTTCGACAGCCGCTGGTTGCTCTTTTGGTATTACGGATTGCGCGGGCTCGCGCTCCTTTATTTGCCGGCGGCCTTCGAAATGTCACTTTTCGGACTCCCGCTTTTCGCGGTCTTCTACGGGCTCGATTGGATCGCGACCGTGCCGCCCACCGTTCGCCTCACGACGCAAACGGTGGGTGCGGCCGATGGGCCCATCGTCTTCGGCTGGGTGGTCGCGGCCCATCAAATCGGCGCGGGCGCGGGTGCGTTGGGCGCGGGCGTCGTCCGCACCTCGCTCTCGACGTACACACCCGCATGGGTCGTGGCCGGGGTCATCTGCCTCGCCGCCTCCGGTCTCGTCCTTCGCATCGGCCGAGCGCAGCGCCTGGCTACGGCATGA
- a CDS encoding nuclear transport factor 2 family protein, translating to MPHDFVERFATAWSKPTPEGLAGLLHEDVVLYQPHRPPLRGLESVLRENRKLLAWVPGLHSIVKSAHGDDRLLFIEHELTVPVGSRPICIPAVDRFHLEGGLAKERIVYFDRVDMLAGVLRHPSLWAGYLGYRFGA from the coding sequence ATGCCGCACGATTTCGTCGAACGATTCGCCACAGCTTGGAGCAAGCCCACCCCCGAGGGCCTCGCCGGGTTGCTCCATGAAGACGTGGTCCTCTATCAGCCGCACCGCCCGCCCCTGCGGGGTCTCGAAAGCGTGCTGCGCGAAAATCGGAAGCTCTTGGCCTGGGTGCCCGGCTTGCACAGCATCGTGAAAAGCGCGCACGGCGACGACCGGCTCCTCTTCATCGAGCACGAGCTCACGGTGCCGGTGGGGAGCCGCCCCATTTGCATTCCGGCGGTCGACCGATTCCACCTCGAGGGCGGATTGGCCAAGGAGCGCATCGTCTATTTCGACCGGGTCGACATGCTCGCGGGCGTGCTTCGCCACCCGAGCCTCTGGGCGGGCTACCTCGGCTACCGATTCGGTGCCTGA
- a CDS encoding DUF4097 domain-containing protein, protein MNRWLWTMTVAGTMSTALACAGGETVTAAPAKAGGSPAGAPVTVSSASGDFHFEKAIIPPKSLEIKGINGNLRILGTTSGTAEVRGTKRAGRGDVASQRVVATEHSGGVVICTLFANQPDDDCKPGDEGRIGHKGDEGKDDGDLAIDFEVRVPAGVSLNARTMNGNIDAKDMRSSLRVLTMNGNLDVATTGRLVAKTMNGRIVAPLSGSLTVPVQLETMNGSIELRAPDDASFELAASTMSGHIRSDFPIPPPAGPPGIPESISAKIGRGGARVALKTMNGDINVKRSN, encoded by the coding sequence ATGAATAGATGGCTCTGGACCATGACGGTTGCCGGAACGATGAGTACTGCGCTCGCATGCGCAGGTGGGGAGACCGTGACGGCAGCGCCCGCGAAAGCGGGTGGATCGCCGGCGGGAGCCCCGGTGACCGTTTCGAGCGCGAGTGGCGACTTTCACTTCGAGAAAGCGATCATTCCGCCCAAGTCGCTCGAAATCAAAGGCATCAATGGCAATTTGAGAATCTTGGGAACGACGTCGGGCACCGCGGAGGTGCGCGGCACGAAGCGCGCAGGCCGTGGAGACGTGGCGAGCCAACGGGTGGTTGCCACGGAGCATTCGGGCGGCGTGGTGATTTGCACGCTGTTTGCCAATCAGCCCGATGACGATTGCAAACCAGGTGATGAAGGCCGCATCGGCCATAAAGGCGACGAGGGCAAAGACGATGGCGATTTGGCCATCGACTTCGAGGTGCGCGTTCCCGCCGGTGTCTCGTTGAATGCGCGCACGATGAATGGGAACATCGACGCGAAGGACATGCGCAGCTCGCTGCGTGTTCTCACCATGAACGGGAACCTCGACGTGGCCACCACGGGCCGTCTCGTGGCCAAAACGATGAACGGTCGCATCGTGGCACCGCTTTCCGGCTCGCTCACGGTCCCCGTCCAACTCGAAACGATGAACGGCTCGATCGAGCTCCGCGCCCCCGACGATGCCAGCTTCGAACTCGCGGCCTCCACGATGAGCGGCCATATCCGTTCGGACTTCCCCATCCCACCGCCCGCAGGACCGCCCGGCATCCCCGAGTCCATTTCCGCCAAAATCGGCCGCGGCGGCGCCCGGGTGGCCCTCAAAACGATGAACGGCGACATCAACGTCAAGCGCTCGAATTAG
- a CDS encoding TetR/AcrR family transcriptional regulator, whose translation MTSRSKNVKARSPRGRPPKLGTRERLLSAGLEAMHARGYHATGIADVVERIEVPKGTFYNHFESKEAFGAAVTDAFFSGVLGALEPFVEDESRSPLERLRAYFDARIAVQQGRGYVKGCLLGNFGLECTDESELIRERLRAHFDVWAARIAACLAEAQECGQLRRDVSPDRLARFLITGWEGALLAMRVEKNAAPLVEFVENAFNLVLLPPSREAL comes from the coding sequence ATGACCAGTCGTTCAAAAAATGTCAAGGCACGCTCCCCGCGCGGTCGTCCGCCGAAGCTCGGCACGCGCGAGCGCCTTCTCTCCGCGGGCCTCGAAGCGATGCACGCGCGCGGCTACCACGCGACGGGCATCGCCGACGTGGTCGAGCGCATCGAGGTTCCGAAGGGCACGTTTTACAATCACTTCGAGAGCAAAGAGGCCTTTGGCGCGGCGGTCACCGACGCGTTTTTCTCCGGCGTACTCGGGGCGCTCGAGCCCTTCGTCGAGGACGAATCGCGCTCGCCGCTCGAGCGCCTGCGCGCCTACTTCGATGCGCGCATCGCCGTGCAACAGGGCCGCGGCTACGTGAAAGGCTGCCTGCTCGGCAACTTTGGTCTGGAATGCACCGATGAGAGCGAGCTCATTCGCGAACGCCTACGCGCACACTTCGACGTATGGGCCGCCCGCATCGCTGCCTGCCTGGCCGAGGCGCAAGAATGCGGGCAGCTCCGCCGCGATGTCTCTCCCGATCGCCTTGCCCGATTTCTCATTACAGGGTGGGAGGGCGCCCTTCTGGCGATGCGCGTAGAAAAGAACGCAGCACCGCTCGTCGAGTTCGTGGAGAACGCCTTTAACCTCGTTCTGCTGCCGCCATCGCGAGAAGCTCTGTGA